In the genome of Arabidopsis thaliana chromosome 4, partial sequence, the window GATATTGAGAGTCTCAATCTTCGCCGGAATATTcccgtcttttttttttgtctctctctgtctctctacGTTATGTGTGAGTCAAAAACGTTTTCTCTCCTATTTAGCATCAAAAGTAAATGGGACTCAAATTTAAAACAAGAGTTGtgtcttcttattcttctgtttttttttgggcaaaagAGTTGTGTCTCTTCACTTGGCATATTTATAGGCGTAATTAACTAAACCACATACatatgttattttgttatattttgttctacttagatttatttcttttctatatgTCAAAATATTGATTAAATCTTAGACCTCAATtgttatcaaaatttaatatacaGTGCTGGTATAGTATTTTCCTATTGATctaaaagtattttaaaagaaaaataaataagatagtCAAATATAGGGACCCTTAAGTATATGtcaagtttttaattttctaagcAAGATTAATCACCATAAATTCTTAGTTTTAGTAatcatattaaataaaaagtatattaaGTGATTCTTAATTGCAAGCAATAAATTGCTAAAGCAAAACATACAatgaaaaacatagaaaaaataacaacagATAAATCAAAGCATGGAGAACTAAGAGCGTCAAGTGCGTCAGCCATTCTCAGTGCAAACCCTATATGGTTTGGGGaaaatttgagaaacaaaTTGGGGTTTTTTTGCCCTAGTAACTGATTTgtggtttctttcttttaataactttaattacgatttgtttttaaaatttattacaaacGATAAACAGCTTGATAGCTCTTTCGATATGGTTATGGCCTTATGGGTAGAACCGGGGTAACTAGATATGGAAAATATGGAGAAATCTTTAGATTTTTACTGCCAAAGGGTTGTCTGATTAAAATGAATCCGGGAATCCGTTTTTACATTCCTAAAATGATGAGAAGAATACCAAATCGAATTTCCGACAGAACCAACGCAGCACTAAGGTGACAAAACGAGATATATAACTTACTCCCTTTCAGCTTCCATGGGCACACCACACTCTGCAAGTTTTGATGATTGGTTGGGTTGATTCAGGAGGAAGTACATTGTCGTCGCTGGTTGGTTTCTCAGGGGATCTCCTCTCTGGTAAGTCGCACtggtttgttttgtagatACACAATCTCTCTGTCTGCTACATTTATGAGATGCTGCTCTGATCCTTCTTCATCTGACACAGAAGATGCCTCTGAGTTTGATTCATCCTCATCTACATAAGGAAAATACGAAGCCattcatgatttgttttgatcaCAAAGGAGTTGgggtttttttggttataacaTTCTCTTAGTTAGGAGCTTACCGGAGAATTCAAGGCGTTCGGGAAGAGCACTAACAGCTGTAAGCTGAATGCTTTCTGGCAGAAGACAATTACAGAAGGAACCTGAAACTCAAACAGACCATGAGTAAATATTTAGGACACAATTTGTTTGTAACTTAACACAGAGAAAGGTTTATTATATCTTTTACCTACTCGGGCCAGCCGATTAATCCATCCTGGAATAGGCTTTCCTGTTAGCTGCAAGCATACTTCTTCAGTGAAATGGTTACAGTTCTTGGCAATCAAATGGTAAGTGTCACCATGGTACTTTCTTGAAAGCTTCTCCATGTATGAGCGGAAATCTGAACGGGACATGCTGGTAGTTCCCAGTAAAACCGACCGTCTAAAGATGAACCCTGGACAGTTCCTAGGTTCCACCTCATATACCCCACTTGTTGGATACTCGTGAGCTCCATAGCAATATTCCAAATTATGAGCTACATTGAAGTTGAACAACTGTGTCAAAGAGAGCAAtgaataataactaaaataacaGGTAAAAT includes:
- a CDS encoding PPPDE putative thiol peptidase family protein (PPPDE putative thiol peptidase family protein; CONTAINS InterPro DOMAIN/s: Protein of unknown function DUF862, eukaryotic (InterPro:IPR008580); BEST Arabidopsis thaliana protein match is: PPPDE putative thiol peptidase family protein (TAIR:AT5G47310.1); Has 845 Blast hits to 845 proteins in 171 species: Archae - 0; Bacteria - 0; Metazoa - 230; Fungi - 76; Plants - 355; Viruses - 0; Other Eukaryotes - 184 (source: NCBI BLink).), yielding MWVPTLSSSSCSSDERDESSGEAALTPVYLNVYDLTPVNNYLYWFGIGIFHSGIEAHNLEYCYGAHEYPTSGVYEVEPRNCPGFIFRRSVLLGTTSMSRSDFRSYMEKLSRKYHGDTYHLIAKNCNHFTEEVCLQLTGKPIPGWINRLARVGSFCNCLLPESIQLTAVSALPERLEFSDEDESNSEASSVSDEEGSEQHLINVADREIVYLQNKPVRLTREEIP
- a CDS encoding PPPDE putative thiol peptidase family protein (PPPDE putative thiol peptidase family protein; FUNCTIONS IN: molecular_function unknown; INVOLVED IN: biological_process unknown; LOCATED IN: cellular_component unknown; EXPRESSED IN: 24 plant structures; EXPRESSED DURING: 15 growth stages; CONTAINS InterPro DOMAIN/s: Protein of unknown function DUF862, eukaryotic (InterPro:IPR008580); BEST Arabidopsis thaliana protein match is: PPPDE putative thiol peptidase family protein (TAIR:AT5G47310.1); Has 871 Blast hits to 871 proteins in 175 species: Archae - 0; Bacteria - 0; Metazoa - 234; Fungi - 89; Plants - 366; Viruses - 0; Other Eukaryotes - 182 (source: NCBI BLink).), encoding MWVPTLSSSSCSSDERDESSGEAALTPVYLNVYDLTPVNNYLYWFGIGIFHSGIEAHNLEYCYGAHEYPTSGVYEVEPRNCPGFIFRRSVLLGTTSMSRSDFRSYMEKLSRKYHGDTYHLIAKNCNHFTEEVCLQLTGKPIPGWINRLARVPSVIVFCQKAFSLQLLVLFPNALNSPMRMNQTQRHLLCQMKKDQSSIS